Proteins encoded within one genomic window of Halogeometricum sp. S1BR25-6:
- a CDS encoding phosphoribosylamine--glycine ligase — protein sequence MDSKRFLFVSADAALITDLAWQVHREGHDVKYYIEAESDREIGDGFVPKTDDWRAEVDWADVVVFDDVWVGSTVGTGALARELREEGKAVVGGTPNTDRLEEDRGYAMDVLESHGVDTVEHRVFHDFEEAIAYVRDHRAPYVIKPLGEVQNVKRLLYVGSEDDGSDVVDVLEAYEKAWGHRMTGFQLQRKVEGVEIAVCGFFDGERFVDRVNFNFEHKRLFPGNIGPSTGEMGTSMFWAGRNRLFEETLGKLEGWLAEEGYVGSIDINCIVNDRGIYPLEFTPRFGYPTIALQEESFESSTGQFFYDLAHGNDPELEVHRGYQIAVRIVLPPFPFTDEKTYDENSRNAAVVFETESREGIHLEDAKRVDGQWRVAGENGMPLVVTGKGETMQEAREQAYDRIDDIVIPNVYYRDDIGERWIDGDGDRLLAWGYLGP from the coding sequence ATGGACAGCAAACGTTTCCTCTTCGTCTCCGCGGACGCCGCGCTGATCACCGACCTCGCGTGGCAGGTCCACCGCGAGGGGCACGACGTGAAGTACTACATCGAGGCCGAGAGCGACAGGGAAATCGGCGACGGGTTCGTCCCGAAGACGGACGACTGGCGCGCCGAAGTCGACTGGGCCGACGTCGTCGTCTTCGACGACGTGTGGGTCGGTTCGACCGTCGGTACCGGTGCGCTCGCCCGGGAACTCCGGGAGGAGGGGAAAGCCGTCGTCGGCGGCACGCCGAACACGGACCGCCTGGAGGAGGACCGGGGCTACGCGATGGACGTGCTCGAATCCCACGGCGTCGACACCGTCGAACACCGGGTCTTCCACGACTTCGAGGAGGCGATAGCGTACGTCCGAGACCACCGCGCGCCCTACGTCATCAAACCCTTGGGCGAAGTCCAGAACGTGAAACGTCTGCTGTACGTCGGCAGCGAGGACGACGGCAGCGACGTGGTCGACGTGCTCGAAGCCTACGAGAAGGCGTGGGGACACCGCATGACCGGGTTTCAGCTCCAGCGGAAGGTCGAGGGGGTGGAAATCGCGGTCTGCGGGTTCTTCGACGGAGAACGGTTCGTCGACCGCGTGAACTTCAACTTCGAGCACAAGCGACTGTTCCCCGGGAACATCGGCCCGTCGACGGGCGAGATGGGCACCTCGATGTTCTGGGCCGGGCGGAACCGCCTCTTCGAGGAGACGCTCGGCAAACTCGAAGGATGGCTCGCCGAGGAGGGCTACGTCGGCAGCATCGACATCAACTGCATCGTCAACGACCGCGGCATCTACCCGCTGGAGTTCACCCCGCGGTTCGGCTACCCCACCATCGCCCTCCAAGAGGAGTCCTTCGAGTCGTCGACCGGCCAGTTCTTCTACGACCTCGCGCACGGCAACGACCCCGAGTTGGAGGTCCACCGCGGCTATCAAATCGCCGTTCGAATCGTTCTCCCGCCCTTCCCCTTCACCGACGAGAAGACGTACGACGAGAACTCGCGGAACGCCGCCGTCGTGTTCGAGACGGAGAGTCGCGAGGGAATCCACCTCGAAGACGCAAAGCGGGTGGACGGGCAGTGGCGCGTCGCCGGCGAGAACGGCATGCCCCTCGTCGTGACCGGCAAGGGCGAGACGATGCAGGAGGCCCGCGAACAGGCGTACGACCGCATCGACGACATCGTCATCCCGAACGTCTACTACCGCGACGACATCGGCGAACGGTGGATCGACGGCGACGGTGACCGGCTCTTGGCGTGGGGGTATCTCGGTCCCTGA
- a CDS encoding proteasome assembly chaperone family protein, with translation MSTIPSFRFGASDDANVGSRLVVGTAFPGMVGLSTVDYLVGHSASTQSGQVTARGLTDITPFTDGTPRYPMRLYDVPEFDTTVLVSELFLPVGVGEPFCDALVSFASEYGIEEITVVHGVPFAHGPDEHAVFYVATEEYQAAHFEDADVKPLGGGFFDGFLGELMLHGLDANAPPVGALVTPAHPPGPDLDAALLLLDALEDLYGVRIDEAELRQQAEELRHQYRELEERMRTLEEGGSGRDYPEDRMFM, from the coding sequence ATGTCAACAATACCCTCGTTCCGGTTCGGCGCGTCGGACGACGCGAACGTCGGCTCCCGGTTGGTCGTCGGAACGGCGTTCCCGGGCATGGTGGGGCTGAGTACGGTCGATTACCTCGTCGGGCACTCGGCGTCGACGCAGAGCGGGCAGGTCACCGCGCGCGGCCTCACCGACATCACGCCGTTCACCGACGGAACCCCTCGGTACCCGATGCGCCTCTACGACGTCCCCGAGTTCGATACGACCGTGCTCGTGAGCGAACTGTTCCTCCCTGTCGGCGTGGGCGAACCGTTCTGCGACGCGCTCGTCTCGTTCGCGAGCGAGTACGGAATCGAGGAGATAACCGTCGTTCACGGCGTTCCGTTCGCGCACGGGCCGGACGAGCACGCGGTGTTCTACGTCGCCACAGAGGAGTACCAAGCCGCCCACTTCGAGGACGCGGACGTCAAACCCCTGGGCGGCGGATTCTTCGACGGATTCCTCGGGGAACTGATGCTCCACGGCCTCGACGCCAACGCGCCGCCCGTCGGTGCCCTCGTGACGCCAGCGCATCCGCCGGGGCCCGACTTGGACGCCGCGTTGCTCCTTCTCGACGCCCTGGAGGACTTGTACGGCGTCAGAATCGACGAGGCGGAACTCAGGCAACAGGCGGAGGAACTGCGGCACCAGTACCGCGAACTGGAAGAGCGAATGCGGACGCTCGAAGAGGGCGGGTCCGGGCGGGACTACCCCGAAGACCGGATGTTCATGTAG